One genomic segment of Tubulanus polymorphus chromosome 4, tnTubPoly1.2, whole genome shotgun sequence includes these proteins:
- the LOC141904514 gene encoding transcription factor HES-1-like — protein MEKKRRARINKCLVELKSLILETMQKDTSTPGYNKLEKADILELTVKYLRDVRNKRDSSHEKTRNTKMYQSGYSACAKEVAQFMYSFDGVDQGMRARVLNHVISSLDRLHNSTDVGGATEEKQTSPPEDPVVTPVSSRESSPIMFGTPTSTPNKTATTITSTDLQSSPGLFSPVGGASRPTLYLPTTVPYQLHNHSNYQAAPGVPMKFNYPELMQPVAFSHQYVDQSMWRPW, from the exons ATGGAGAAAAAACGACGAGCTCGAATCAACAAGTGTCTGGTAGAACTGAAATCACTTATACTTGAAACCATGCAGAAAGATACTTCG ACTCCCGGTTACAATAAACTGGAGAAAGCCGATATTCTGGAGCTGACGGTCAAATATTTACGTGACGTCAGAAACAAACGCGATTCATCACACGAGAAAACTCGAAACACTAAAATGTATCAATCGGGCTACAGCGCCTGCGCGAAGGAAGTCGCCCAGTTCATGTACTCATTCGATGGTGTCGATCAAGGCATGCGCGCTCGCGTACTCAATCACGTTATTTCATCGTTAGATCGGCTTCACAACAGTACTGatgtaggtggcgccactgaaGAAAAGCAAACATCGCCCCCGGAGGACCCGGTGGTTACTCCAGTGAGCAGTCGCGAATCTAGTCCAATCATGTTCGGCACTCCGACAAGCACGCCGAACAAAACAGCAACCACAATCACTTCAACGGACTTACAATCATCTCCGGGACTGTTTTCACCAGTAGGGGGCGCCAGTAGGCCGACATTGTATCTACCAACTACTGTTCCATATCAATTACATAACCATTCAAATTATCAGGCAGCGCCGGGGGTaccgatgaaattcaactaCCCAGAGTTGATGCAACCAGTGGCTTTCAGTCATCAATATGTTGATCAGTCCATGTGGAGACCGTGGTAA
- the LOC141904117 gene encoding metallophosphoesterase 1 homolog, whose protein sequence is MNILRRSVHCICIAALMKLALTPPGRWFREYQRRHKINHFVALSAVFLILYNEYVSHWLQSTYWPQIPVSITEEDNLKVLFVTDPQLVGFDNEPHLLGIITRYDSDRYMRRTFQSSISYVKPDVVVFLGDLLDEGSISSDQQYQIYVDRFRQVFHEAYQTKFEPVFISGDNDVGGEGSDPMTTSKVQRFEKYFPSKRVKTAKFVDIIDANIDLNKFATEIKKDLKNVATQTDDKQLKIVINHSGILYRERYVLLNVIETLKPAIIFTSHTHVSRLWTCPDCYRNHRPNSIHLKVDRLTSNKFQTFPVNNDDLKEIVVPTCSYRMGVPDMGYGFAIFNKSGRFDYAVLWQVQRYPQLWSYLAFLIVASVIKLTLFFSNRSRFLFR, encoded by the exons ATGAACATTTTAAGGCGATCTGTGCATTGTATTTGTATAGCTGCCCTGATGAAGTTAGCGCTGACACCACCTGGCCGTTGGTTTAGAGAATATCAGAGGAGacacaaaataaatcatttcgtTGCACTGTCTGCAGTTTTCTTGATTTTATACAATGAATATGTTTCACATTGGTTACAGTCGACTTATTGGCCGCAAATTCCAGTGTCTAT CACGGAAGAGGATAATCTAAAGGTTTTATTTGTCACAGATCCTCAGCTAGTCGGTTTCGATAATGAGCCGCACTTGTTAGGCATTATAACAAGATATGATTCAGATAG atacaTGCGACGCACATTTCAATCGTCGATCAGTTACGTAAAGCCAGATGTTGTAGTATTTCTCGGTGATCTGTTGGACGAGGGCAGCATCAGTTCAGATCAACAATACCAAATCTACGTTGATCGTTTTCGGCAAGTTTTTCACGAGGCATATCAAACTAAG tttgaACCCGTGTTTATTTCTGGTGACAATGATGTCGGTGGTGAAGGATCTGATCCGATGACGACGTCAAAAGTGCAAAGATTTGAAAAGTATTTCCCCAGCAAACGAGTTAAGACAGCAAAGTTTGTCGATATTATCGAC GCaaatattgatttgaacaAATTTGCAACAGAAATTAAGAAGGATCTCAAAAATGTAGCGACTCAAACCGACGATAAACAACtgaaaatcgtgatcaatcaTAGCGGAATTTTGTATCGAGAAAGATATGTATTATTGAAT GTGATAGAAACATTGAAACCAGCAATAATATTCACATCACATACTCATGTG TCTAGATTATGGACGTGTCCGGACTGTTACAGAAATCATCGGCCGAACAGCATTCACCTGAAAGTCGATCGTTTAACATCGAACAAGTTTCAAACATTCCCAGTCAATAACGATGACCTTAAAGAAATCGTCGTCCCGACTTGTAGTTACAGAATGGGTGTACCGGATATGGGTTACGGATTCGCTATATTCA ACAAATCCGGCCGGTTCGACTACGCAGTGCTATGGCAGGTGCAGAGATACCCGCAGTTATGGAGTTACTTGGCCTTTCTGATTGTAGCTTCCGTAATCAAATTAAcacttttcttttcaaatcgCAGTCGATTTTTGTTCAGGTGA
- the LOC141903635 gene encoding etoposide-induced protein 2.4 homolog: MADTVKLIALGVAKGLQDGVFGAARLFYLDKELEAAQQNSSPSREPQSTLARRRAERMKTTPEKKKEKSVPNIMQRIVLCCMWNGGIFWASIILFNFIVIPCLRFFTQYIFASSADSSTIWTWLGPMLTWTFGALWILPLFILSKIVNSLWFQDIADAAYKSSRGRPNLMPSLSKVIADVLFSLLLQGLFLIQGMLANFLPIRGLGELVGLVHMCMLYSLYAFEYKWYNMGWEVHKRLSYMETQWPYFIGFGLPLAVLTSMPSSYVVSGCVFSILFPLFIISANEADAVQQSYCDFPLKLFAIVVTISNAIFQHTVTSKRPSSARSTPSSTPVKRNTTMK, translated from the coding sequence ATGGCGGATACGGTGAAGCTGATAGCTCTGGGCGTTGCTAAAGGACTTCAGGACGGCGTATTCGGCGCTGCGCGGTTATTCTATTTGGATAAAGAATTAGAAGCCGCGCAACAGAATTCATCTCCGAGTCGCGAACCTCAGAGTACCCTCGCGCGCCGGCGAGCCGAACGCATGAAAACAACGccggaaaaaaagaaagaaaaatccGTTCCGAACATCATGCAGAGAATCGTACTGTGCTGTATGTGGAACGGAGGAATATTTTGGGCCAGTATTATTCTCTTCAATTTCATCGTGATACCGTGTCTGAGATTCTTTACGCAGTATATATTCGCGAGCAGCGCCGATTCGAGTACGATATGGACGTGGCTCGGGCCGATGTTAACGTGGACGTTCGGCGCGTTATGGATTCTACCGTTGTTCATTCTGAGTAAAATCGTCAACAGTTTATGGTTCCAGGACATCGCCGACGCGGCGTATAAAAGTTCGCGCGGCCGTCCGAATTTGATGCCGAGTTTGAGTAAAGTGATCGCCGATGTATTGTTCAGTTTATTGCTGCAAGGATTATTCCTCATTCAGGGGATGTTGGCGAACTTTCTACCGATACGAGGTCTCGGCGAACTCGTCGGCCTCGTTCATATGTGTATGTTATATTCGTTGTACGCGTTCGAGTATAAGTGGTATAACATGGGCTGGGAGGTTCATAAACGTCTATCGTACATGGAAACTCAATGGCCGTATTTCATCGGTTTCGGTTTACCCCTCGCCGTTTTGACGTCGATGCCGAGCTCATACGTCGTGAGCGGTTGCGTGTTTTCGATTTTGTTTCCATTGTTTATAATCAGCGCGAACGAAGCGGACGCCGTGCAGCAGTCGTATTGCGATTTCCCGTTGAAATTGTTCGCGATCGTCGTTACGATCAGTAACGCGATATTTCAGCATACGGTCACCTCTAAACGTCCGAGCAGCGCCAGGTCGACTCCCTCATCGACCCCTGTTAAACGTAATACGAcgatgaaatga
- the LOC141904515 gene encoding uncharacterized protein LOC141904515, translating to MAGTVNEDSFDRLTAHLLLKIQEYETLIKQCQEISSDCRSLFKPWTNKKSTEVIKVNQPEKLLSKERNVTKEKEENDKETQRKNEEEMKRVEELLVKAQKAREIQMKLEAKAIEKKQTPSITSAADVSIKKLKSGQQPLKSRVDEKENKNSKVKVKQQKPVKNFKPVHETAPFKTDSTSYKKRNPSYKKPSSAGKSLPASAAPVRNKNIVKNEISCISKQSVDNPRAAERLGENLSPVCTTDLRKQEVVNNVEDSVQANISNMLSNAQKNCSSDNVAGPCEKQECDDEKPFLLVKDGQDLIVPSKVKKLFMKNYKLRQEILKLNRATDEISTPEFFLNVEKYISEDRFSSIQRLIFKLTKSYDLSHRMIEGTCPPSITDSLKLSQLLRTKSILEKSLLFIAESEKQYRTLNKECRKFISSSEETVEVCSRVEKYFAENQTTTNTADYSANTTLMYTKPQHLYQYSHIQSKLDILHNESALFDYSNDLLQRLKKLDVTDCDAACIYRSLYSLLCTKGRHFPILIADYGFDEENSGIEENSDS from the exons GACAAATAAGAAGTCGACTGAAGTTATAAAAGTAAATCAACCAGAAAAGTTGTTGAGTAAGGAGAGAAATGTAACAAAAGAAAAAG AGGAGAATGATAAGGAAACACAACGGAAGAATGAAGAGGAAATGAAAAGAGTAGAAGAACTTCTTGTGAAAGCGCAAAAAGCAAGAGAAATACAAATGAAG TTGGAAGCTAAAGCGATTGAGAAGAAGCAAACACCTTCTATTACAAGCGCCGCCGATGTCTCGATCAAAAAGTTGAAATCTGGCCAACAGCCGCTGAAATCTCGTGTTGATGAAAAGGAGAATAAGAATTCTAAAGTGAAAGTAAAACAGCAAAAACCGGTGAAAAATTTTAAACCAGTTCACGAAACTGCTCCGTTTAAAACCGATTCTACTTCATACAAAAAACGCAATCCGTCTTACAAGAAACCGTCATCGGCAGGAAAATCATTACCCGCATCGGCAGCACCGGTTAGGAATAAAAACATCGTAAAAAATGAGATTTCTTGCATTAGCAAACAAAGTGTAGACAATCCACGGGCAGCTGAAAGACTTGGAGAAAATTTATCTCCAGTGTGTACTACTGATTTAAGAAAACAAGAAGTTGTTAATAATGTTGAAGATTCTGTTCAGGCAAATATCAGTAATATGTTATCGAACGCACAAAAAAACTGTAGTAGTGATAATGTGGCTGGACCATGTGAAAAACAAGAATGTGACGATGAAAAACCATTTTTGCTGGTCAAAGATGG gcaGGATTTAATCGTTCCGTCCAAAGTAAAGAAACTTTTTATgaagaattacaaattgaggCAGGAAATATTGAAGCTTAACCGAGCGACTGATGAAATTTCAACACCGGAATTTTTCTTGAAtgttgaaaaatat ATAAGCGAAGACAGATTCTCTTCAATACAGCGTCTAATATTTAAACTGACGAAAAGTTACGACTTGTCTCATAGAATGATTGAGGGAACGTGTCCGCCTTCAATTACTG ATTCATTAAAGTTATCACAGTTACTCAGGACGAAGTCGATCCTCGAAAAATCACTTCTATTTATCGCGGAATCAGAAAAACAATACAGAACTCTAAACAAAG AATGTCGGAAATTCATAAGCTCTAGCGAGGAAACGGTTGAAGTATGCAGTAGAGTTGAAAAATACTTCGCAGAAAATCAAACGACGACAAACACTGCAGATTATTCTGCTAATACAACGTTGATGTACACAAAACCTCagcatctttatcaatactcgCATATACAATCAAAATTAGATATTCTACATAATGAATCTGCGCTGTttgattattcaaatgatcttCTGCAacggttgaaaaaactagatgTCACTGATTG CGATGCTGCATGTATCTACCGATCACTTTACTCTCTATTATGTACGAAAGGCCGCCATTTTCCGATTTTGATTGCTGATTATGgttttgatgaggaaaattcAGGAATagaagaaaattctgattcatGA